Proteins encoded in a region of the Antedon mediterranea chromosome 2, ecAntMedi1.1, whole genome shotgun sequence genome:
- the LOC140041145 gene encoding uncharacterized protein, whose translation MANKWSGAVFYLAFLTVMVYVSCITSEIVGAHVYWKQIANKKVKIMYRLQWEGGSTKQDFSGKGTKRQEGDIYVCDFKTSKQIAVLQFQNLKYNPYREWTVGQGATKVSLKKLEFHFYLAERCMSPFKRLKEPQMSKWAVYISGNVTSSSGNHSPVSYMNPVVPFRPSCHRNIDIPIHDDDHDFECRWPSLTHGECVPSNDMFANVLPSCEPPRGATLTKCKLKFDGTNKGNHQLTVMIEARKEGQFQSKVPVQFRVEIIPTKKSHCSSEPSFNVHEDHCKYNRQSGQPITENVTMKAVRGQSLIEVESIMPTGMTLRQRNTVDGYGKHVYELEFRWPGRYVIPGTHPVCFVSTTSDGFMSRQQCIDFKIYSGDVTVHIVSPTKENNFKMKVDFNHEIKLPSATGKMMLVIGETNKKQLQSTLQNMAQLIFQEKYDKLYKMFKVYDFGKESTPVMVDSEDKNSVTLDLHKFFAKRVISKKSRFIVMRDFKDPISMMKYPPCTTISGLNEGVIDVCIFDGKSAACVRPY comes from the exons atggCAAATAAATGGAGTGGAGCGGTTTTTTATTTAGCATTTCTTACTGTAATGGTGTACGTTAGCTGTATTACAAGTGAAATAGTTGGAGCACATGTTTATTGGAAACAAATAGCCAACAAAAAG GTAAAAATAATGTACCGTTTACAATGGGAAGGTGGAAGTACGAAACAAGACTTTTCAGGAAAGGGAACTAAACGTCAAGAAGGCGACATTTATGTGTGTGATTttaaaacatcaaaacaaatagctgtgttgCAGTTTCAAAATCTCAAGTACAATCCATACAGAGAATGGACAGTGGGACAGGGAGCCACCAAGGTTTCACTTAAGAAATTGGAATTCCATTTTTA tttagcGGAAAGGTGCATGAGTCCATTCAAGAGATTGAAGGAGCCACAAATGTCTAAATGGGCAGTGTATATATCCGGCAATGTTACATCTTCATCTGGCAACCATTCACCAGTGTCTTACATGAACCCAGTTGTACCTTTTCGCCCGAGCTGCCATCGAAACATTGATATACCAA TTCATGACGATGACCATGACTTCGAATGTCGATGGCCTTCTCTAACACACGGGGAATGCGTTCCTAGCAATGATATGTTTGCGAATGTCCTGCCATCGTGTGAACCTCCAAGAGGTGCAACATTG ACAAAATGTAAACTGAAGTTTGATGGAACGAATAAAGGAAATCATCAACTAACCGTTATGATAGAAGCAAGAAAAGAAGGACAATTTCAAAGTAAAGTCCCAGTACAATTCAGGGTTGAAATAATACCAACTAAAAAATCACATTGTTCCTCAGAACCATCATTTAATGTACACGAAGACCATTGCAAATATAATCGCCAAAGCGGACAACCAATTACAGAAAATGTGACCATGAAAGCGGTCAGAGGTCAAAG CCTAATAGAAGTAGAATCAATCATGCCAACAGGAATGACACTTAGACAAAGAAACACAGTGGATGGATATGGCAAACATGTTTACGAACTGGAATTTAGATGGCCAGGAAGATATGTTATTCCTGGTACTCATCCAGTATGTTTTGTCAGCACTACGAGTGATGG gtttatgAGTCGGCAACAATGTATCGactttaaaatatact CCGGCGATGTAACTGTTCACATAGTATCCccaacaaaagaaaacaatttcaaaatGAAAGTGGATTTTAACCACGAG ATAAAATTGCCATCAGCGACAGGTAAAATGATGCTTGTTATAGGTGAAACCAATAAAAAACAGCTTCAATCAACACTCCAAAATATGGCGCAACTTATTTTCCAGGAGAAATATGATAAGctgtataaaatgtttaaagtttATGATTTTGGGAAAGAGAGCACCCCTGTAATGGTAGACTCTGAGGATAAAAATAGTGTAACATTAGACTTGCATAAATTCTTTGCGAAAAGAGTTATATCGAAAAAGAGTAGATTCATTGTTATGCGTGATTTTAAAGATCCCATCTCTATGATGAAGTATCCTCCCTGTACAACCATTAGTGGTCTTAATGAAGGTGTTATTGATGTGTGTATATTTGATGGTAAATCTGCAGCATGCGTACGTCCTTATTGA
- the LOC140041142 gene encoding uncharacterized protein has translation MQAYTKGLLFLHIIVLSCHASHFRGAYITYEPGNNPDEIRVSYRVSWRRDNRPHDECTQEAIDSRTKLWGESYLECETCTEAKIRLKYQCTDLSLEENWITGIGTHTFKLKKGMDKSFQMKFVDCCWIELENFGDAIGWSIVPRINLNPRPDNGLLNSSPVTSMLPIIRIPKGCDRQITVPVIDPNEDDVRCRWPKEALGECIPKNNRRQDEVACDQPDKFQLDEMRCKLTFDASGDIGWYAAAVMIEDFAVDYPDDALSAVPLQFLVNVFDSESNCDVFPVFIEPNALSACYVVSVGETFSTQLIARSSRPDISIKEIQTISPVGMRKSSLAKLPGSKTDYFVNVTWTPSPDQVGEKILCYYATDSKKMSSDQTCMSLVIISEMVEVNPMLSDPSPLSTISARKSEITITFNENITTDTAPAAVKIFKRSGKYLLDIEPATSDLVRFPIDNPKAMIISTEGVEFRGNKKYFVQVFPTASRYSRINSKCVAVGTWSWMFYTGPEYCLKSPCQNEAICVELEDGYECECVPGYQGNNCEEEINECESSPCLNGGECSDNIDSYSCSCLPGFTGGNCETENDECWSLPCLHGASCIDRVDSFECKCTDGFIGPLCESEVNECDSSPCENGYCVDLPGAFMCFCNAGYDGDLCEIDVDECASAPCKNGASCIDKEYHYQCQCVPGFSGYHCETNINECDSSPCLNGGKCSDEINGFFCQCIKGYAQPNCEIEINECESNPCQNSGQCIDKLNSFKCKCDYGFKGKLCQNDRNECYLSPCEHGGTCVNTFGSYECNCHSGFTGKNCELNEDDCVSTPCLNGATCTDKIGGVTCECGAGYEGEFCESDINECSNNVCKHGGTCTDLVNGFVCHCMMGYTGAACETDVDECTSEPCQNGAICVNQVHSYSCVCAPGFEGPNCETDLDECLSNPCMYEGVCKDRPNGFECICPYYRTGRHCESYVITGYGDVLAAELQEPGVVHATPPSGEVHAAEAHCMETYMIIYISKIFVGDLIPQEVTLTDLSCVGTRHNATHISIGTAYGKCGTVADEKGTHVIFRNEVHLRHEPKKNGISLPSAIHIECIMGSNADISVNYIPQVDNVIVNERGYGNLDFGLNMYRDSSYRYTKDEFPADIAVNDRIYFGTRLFSRPQLQLFIETCVACPSSTKEASATYTFIENGCSLDPTLQFHTSPSTTEVRFSIEALSFVDFDVEAMVYIHCQVKLCDMKNVSSTCVPDCSGQENTGPKIQKRSVQLDTDKTLKSRGGIRLKRNIKDTKDSSSSAVVFGLSLTIVFLVAVIVGLLLIGNVYIRKSTMKYVESDKS, from the exons ATGCAGGCTTACACAAAAGGATTATTGTTCTTACACATTATTGTGTTAAGTTGTCACGCATCACATTTTCGTGGGGCATACATTACCTATGAACCAGGGAATAATCCTGATGAG ATTCGAGTTTCGTATCGTGTTTCGTGGCGAAGAGACAACCGACCACACGACGAGTGTACACAAGAGGCAATTGATTCACGAACAAAACTTTGGGGAGAATCTTATTTAGAATGTGAAACATGTACTGAAGCAAAGATTCGATTAAAATACCAATGTACGGATTTGAGTTTGGAAGAAAACTGGATTACAGGAATCGGtacacatacatttaaattaaaaaaaggaatGGATAAATCCTTTCAAATGAA GTTCGTTGATTGCTGTTGGATTGAACTTGAGAATTTCGGTGATGCAATAGGCTGGTCAATTGTACCACGTATAAATCTGAATCCACGACCGGACAATGGTTTACTAAACTCCTCTCCCGTGACGTCTATGCTGCCAATAATAAGGATTCCGAAGGGTTGTGACAGACAAATCACTGTCCCAG TAATTGATCCTAATGAAGATGATGTACGATGTCGTTGGCCAAAAGAGGCATTAGGTGAATGTATACCAAAAAATAACAGACGACAAGATGAGGTTGCTTGTGATCAACCTGACAAATTTCAACTTGACgag ATGCGATGTAAACTAACTTTCGATGCATCAGGTGATATAGGATGGTACGCTGCTGCTGTCATGATTGAAGACTTTGCCGTAGATTACCCGGATGATGCTCTCAGTGCTGTTCCTCTACAATTCCTCGTCAACGTTTTTGATTCAG AATCAAACTGTGATGTATTTCCAGTGTTCATCGAGCCAAATGCCCTCAGTGCCTGCTATGTTGTTTCAGTAGGGGAGACTTTTAGTACCCAGCTTATTGCACGAAGTAGTAGGCCTGATATAAG CATTAAGGAGATTCAAACCATCTCTCCTGTTGGAATGAGGAAATCTTCTTTAGCAAAACTACCCGGATCTAAAACCGACTATTTTGTGAATGTGACGTGGACACCGAGCCCAGACCAAGTAGGAGAGAAGATTCTATGTTATTATGCCACAGACAGCAAGAA AATGTCAAGTGACCAAACGTGTATGTCTCTAGTAATTATAA GTGAAATGGTAGAAGTAAACCCGATGTTATCAGACCCATCCCCGCTTTCAACAATATCAGcaagaaagagtgaaattacaattaCCTTTAACGAAAAT ATAACAACTGATACAGCTCCGGCTGCCGTGAAAATCTTTAAACGTTCTGGAAAATATTTATTAGATATTGAACCAGCGACATCCGACTTAGTAAGATTTCCAATTGATAATCCTAAAGCCATGATTATCTCAACTGAAGGAGTCGAGTTTAGAGGAAACAAGAAATACTTTGTACAAGTGTTTCCAACTGCGAGTCGTTATAGCAGAATTAACAGTAAATGTGTAGCGGTTGGTACTTGGTCTTGGATGTTCTACACAG GACCTGAATACTGCTTAAAAAGCCCTTGTCAAAACGAAGCTATCTGCGTTGAGTTAGAAGATGGTTATGAATGTGAGTGCGTACCTGGTTACCAGGGTAACAACTGTGAAGAAG AAATCAATGAATGCGAGTCTTCTCCGTGTCTGAATGGAGGTGAATGTTCTGACAACATCGATTCCTATTCTTGCTCCTGTTTACCAGGCTTCACTGGTGGCAATTGTGAGACAG AAAATGACGAATGTTGGTCACTTCCGTGTTTACATGGAGCTAGTTGTATTGATCGAGTTGATAGCTTTGAATGTAAATGCACTGACGGATTTATTGGCCCACTCTGTGAATCTG AAGTGAACGAATGTGACTCAAGTCCATGTGAAAATGGTTATTGCGTGGATCTTCCGGGAGCTTTTATGTGTTTTTGCAATGCCGGGTATGACGGAGATTTGTGTGAAATTG ACGTTGATGAATGCGCTTCAGCACCGTGTAAAAATGGGGCTAGTTGTATCGACaaggaatatcactaccaatGTCAATGTGTACCTGGATTTAGCGGTTACCATTGCGAAACAA ATATAAATGAGTGCGATTCTTCTCCATGCCTGAATGGAGGTAAATGTTCAGACGAAATTAATGGATTTTTTTGTCAGTGTATTAAAGGATATGCCCAGCCTAACTGCGAAATAG AAATCAATGAGTGTGAATCAAATCCTTGTCAGAACTCAGGGCAGTGCATTGATAAATTGAACTCTTTCAAATGCAAATGTGATTATGGATTTAAAGGCAAGCTGTGCCAGAATG ATCGAAATGAATGTTACTTATCACCATGTGAACATGGAGGTACATGTGTCAATACGTTTGGAAGTTATGAGTGTAACTGTCACTCTGGGTTCACTGGAAAGAATTGTGAATTAA ATGAAGACGACTGCGTATCCACTCCTTGCTTAAATGGTGCTACCTGCACAGATAAGATTGGTGGCGTCACTTGCGAGTGTGGCGCGGGTTACGAGGGAGAATTTTGTGAATCag ATATTAACGAATGTTCTAACAATGTGTGTAAGCATGGAGGGACGTGTACGGACCTGGTCAATGGTtttgtatgtcactgtatgatGGGGTACACTGGAGCTGCATGCGAGACTG ATGTTGATGAATGTACGTCTGAACCGTGTCAAAATGGAGCTATTTGTGTAAACCAAGTACATTCATATTCCTGTGTATGTGCACCTGGATTTGAGGGACCAAACTGTGAAACTG ACCTTGATGAATGTTTGTCTAACCCATGTATGTATGAAGGAGTATGTAAAGATAGGCCGAATGGATTTGAATGTATTTGCCCATACTACCGCACTGGTCGACATTGTGAATCCT ATGTAATCACTGGTTATGGAGACGTACTGGCTGCAGAACTACAGGAGCCTGGAGTGGTACATGCAACTCCACCTAGTGGCGAGGTTCATGCTGCTGAAGCTCATTGTATGGAGACGTATatgattatttatatttcaaagaTATTTGTTGGTGATTTAATCCCTCAAGAGGTCACGCTCACGGACTTAAGTTGCGTTGGAACGCGTCACAATGCGACGCACATCAGTATCGGAACAGCATATGGGAAGTGTGGAACAGTAGCTGAT GAAAAGGGAACACATGTCATATTCCGAAATGAAGTTCATCTGCGACACGAACCTAAGAAAAACGGAATTTCACTGCCGAGTGCAATCCATATCGAGTGCATTATGGGAAGCAATGCAGACATATCAGTCAATTACATTCCGCAAGTAGATAATGTAATTGTTAACGAGAGAGGTTATGGAAACTTAGATTTTGGCTTGAATATGTACCGCGATTCTTCATACCGATATACCAAAGATGAATTTCCGGCAGATATCGCAGTCAATGATCGGATATATTTTGGAACCCGATTATTCTCTCGACCACAGTTACAGCTGTTTATTGAAACATGTGTAGCGTGCCCATCGTCTACTAAAGAAGCATCTGCAACATACACTTTCATTGAAAATGG ATGCAGCCTTGATCCAACGTTACAGTTTCATACATCACCTTCAACAACAGAAGTCCGTTTCTCAATCGAAGCACTATCGTTTGTAGACTTCGATGTAGAAGCTATG GTGTACATACACTGCCAAGTAAAACTATGTGATATGAAGAATGTTAGTAGCACATGCGTACCAGACTGTTCAGGTCAAGAGAATACTGGACCTAAAATACAGAAACGGTCAGTACAACTGGATACAGATAAAACACTGAAATCAAGAGGAGGTATAAGGCTCAAGAGAAATATTAAAG ATACTAAAGACTCATCCAGTAGTGCAGTTGTGTTTGGTCTCTCGCTCACAATTGTATTCCTCGTTGCTGTCATCGTTGGATTACTTTTAATTGGTAATGTTTACATTAGAAAATCGACAATGAAATATGTCGAAAGCGACAAATCATGA